A part of Oncorhynchus masou masou isolate Uvic2021 chromosome 21, UVic_Omas_1.1, whole genome shotgun sequence genomic DNA contains:
- the LOC135508540 gene encoding zinc finger protein 239-like yields MYDFALATKTRLQVLCITGEMASVKDSSQTLLLNVITKDKEEEMKIWECDDYPAESPEVVSEKVTDRSQTLGPNVIINREEKEDIGESVDPGETPNSSDQVETFPASVKHRRKVSKVKKPHRCPHCEKSFPFPSYLERHVRKHSGEKPYSCSDCGMSFSQLSGLNVHHRTHTGEKPHRCPHCEESFPFPSYLERHVRKHSGEKPYSCSDCGMSFSQLSGLNVHHRTHTGEKPHHCPHCEKSFPFPSYLEIHLRKHSGEKPYSCSDCGKCFTTSSHLTSHRRTHTGEKPYSCSDCGKSFPFPSYLERHLRKHSGEKPYCCSDCGKCFTTSSNLTLHQSAHKGEALEPI; encoded by the exons atgtatgatTTCGCTTTAGCTACCAAAACAAGGCTACAG GTTTTGTGCATCACAGGAGAGATGGCGTCAGTGAAAGACAGCAGTCAAACACTCCTGCTCAATGTCATCACGAAAGATAAAGAGGAGGAAATGAAGatttgggaatgtgatgattacccag CAGAGAGTCCAGAGGTGGTGTCAGAAAAGGTGACAGACAGAAGTCAAACACTGGGGCCGAACGTCATCATTaacagagaggagaaggaagacaTTGGGGAATCTGTCGATCCTG gagagaccCCGAACTCCTCTGACCAAGTTGAGACATTTCCTGCTTCAGTCAAGCATCGTCGGAAAGTGAGCAAAGTGAAGAAGCCTCACCGCTGTCCTCACTGTGAGAAGAGTTTCCCATTCCCATCATATCTTGAAAGACACGTGCGTAAACAttctggagagaagccttattcctgctctgactgtgggatgAGTTTCTCCCAACTGAGTGGCTTGAACGTGCACCATCGAacgcacactggagagaagcctcacCGCTGTCCTCACTGTGAGGAGAGTTTCCCATTCCCATCATATCTTGAAAGACACGTGCGTAAACAttctggagagaagccttattcctgctctgactgtgggatgAGTTTCTCCCAACTGAGTGGCTTGAACGTGCACCATCGAacgcacactggagagaagcctcacCACTGTCCTCACTGTGAGAAGAGTTTCCCATTCCCATCATATCTTGAAATACACCTGCGGAAACATTCTGGAGAGAAACCGTACTCCTGCTCCGACTGTGGgaaatgcttcacaacatcaaGTCATCTAACCTCTCATCGGAGAactcacacaggggagaagccttactcctgctctgactgtgggaagagtttcccATTCCCATCATATCTTGAAAGACACCTGCGGAAACAttctggagagaagccttactgctgctctgactgtgggaaatgCTTCACCACATCAAGCAATCTAACGCTTCATCAGAGTGCACACAAGGGAGAAGCCTTGGAGCCAATTTGA